Proteins encoded by one window of Erysipelothrix rhusiopathiae:
- a CDS encoding ABC transporter permease: MKSLLKVQYRHLKKYWKQTLMSWLSIIIVVCLMTAVIATFSGFYNSYKLSSLKYGEQYNVYFRNVKDVDALIESGEDIVRYEYASKVGDITRVDFNAEQHSPQTYLLYTLYNEDFSFIKQGSQQTLLSGRLAENNEEMHVSEMMLEALNLDDPIGHKLDVTWVDGSKSVVTIVGVVDRQYTYDNQTKSAMMSNENTVYVQFENDTKGFEKSVISMMKSNNLIDEDVVFNDFRNELLGLSDNKNIMWKVVVVMASVLLGLFTLTSIFTLYNTLNISLESKTKSLSLLSTIGATKKQIRRSLFFEMFLTTSPCVVIGLMGGSLVSQGIFNISYPILSNTSLFGYNIMEFAKPTLTMKLILGIFIVSFIVVYIPLLHSIRNIFKDSSIELIRENKRISINKKKEKTRFIKMFFGQAGVLAYKNTVRDRKKYLGLKRSLVIGTVSMVLVASFLASSLDLASAKLDYSNYAIQIEKQNIDSNTFEDIRKQIEENEDVRSTFKVTTESGRLGIWRYNDVFDEELKYLLRHKIIVLDDKDFNTLYPSVNLHEIVVNDYFEGVISDDNRKIQISRHLTDLQVGDFVPFYTYDGTDGKSMAKLSEYPIGLKVDTFDGESSVLKFFYNESIIRSEVSVNYIVSQTLFNRIKSQSPYQFILNRILLIDTVQAESVEISLNKTFPLFHVRNLASDYAQDKNVYGVIVKILFSVMGMILLMTVTSILNTTISEQDRRKGEYAILESVGMTRKEICKMLFFESVFTMGKVIVYSIVLSFGLSYGLYAIVRKIIWMPEFNFRMDYLFYAIMGSTLILITQTLISTSMFNRESVIERLKCQKY, translated from the coding sequence ATGAAATCACTTCTAAAAGTTCAATATAGACACCTAAAAAAATATTGGAAGCAAACACTAATGTCATGGTTGTCCATTATTATTGTAGTGTGTCTTATGACGGCCGTAATCGCAACATTTTCAGGATTTTATAATAGTTACAAGTTATCGTCGCTTAAATACGGTGAACAATATAATGTCTATTTTCGAAATGTAAAAGATGTGGATGCATTGATTGAAAGTGGAGAAGATATTGTTAGGTATGAGTATGCATCAAAAGTTGGAGATATAACGAGGGTTGATTTTAATGCTGAACAACATAGTCCTCAAACGTATTTACTTTATACTCTATATAACGAAGATTTTTCTTTCATCAAACAAGGTTCTCAGCAAACGCTTCTTAGTGGAAGATTAGCAGAAAACAATGAGGAAATGCACGTTTCTGAAATGATGCTTGAGGCATTGAATTTAGATGATCCTATAGGTCACAAACTCGATGTAACATGGGTAGATGGCTCAAAATCGGTCGTTACAATTGTTGGTGTTGTGGATAGACAATATACATACGATAATCAAACTAAGAGTGCTATGATGTCAAATGAGAATACAGTCTATGTTCAATTCGAAAATGACACAAAGGGTTTTGAGAAATCGGTTATTTCAATGATGAAGTCTAACAATCTCATTGATGAAGATGTAGTATTCAACGATTTTCGTAATGAACTACTAGGACTAAGCGACAATAAAAATATTATGTGGAAAGTTGTAGTGGTAATGGCAAGTGTTCTATTGGGATTATTTACGCTAACATCAATTTTCACACTTTATAACACGCTTAACATTAGCCTTGAAAGTAAAACAAAATCTTTAAGTCTCTTATCAACAATTGGAGCAACTAAAAAGCAGATACGAAGGTCACTGTTTTTTGAGATGTTTCTGACTACAAGTCCTTGTGTGGTTATAGGTTTAATGGGTGGATCTCTTGTTTCTCAAGGAATCTTTAATATAAGTTATCCCATATTATCTAACACGTCTCTGTTTGGATACAATATTATGGAATTTGCGAAGCCAACATTAACAATGAAGTTAATTTTAGGAATATTTATAGTCTCATTTATAGTTGTTTATATCCCGTTATTACATTCTATAAGAAATATATTTAAAGATAGTTCTATTGAACTGATACGTGAAAACAAGCGGATATCAATCAATAAGAAAAAAGAAAAAACAAGATTCATCAAGATGTTTTTTGGACAAGCGGGTGTTTTGGCATATAAAAATACGGTTAGAGATCGAAAAAAATACTTAGGTCTTAAACGTTCTTTAGTTATAGGTACCGTATCCATGGTATTAGTTGCTTCTTTCTTAGCTTCTTCCCTAGATTTAGCTTCTGCCAAATTGGATTATAGTAATTATGCTATTCAAATCGAAAAACAAAATATCGATTCGAATACTTTTGAAGATATAAGAAAACAAATCGAAGAGAATGAAGACGTAAGATCAACGTTTAAGGTCACAACAGAATCAGGACGGCTTGGAATTTGGCGATATAATGATGTATTTGATGAAGAATTAAAATATTTACTGAGACATAAAATAATCGTCTTAGATGACAAGGATTTCAACACATTATACCCATCAGTCAATCTTCATGAAATTGTAGTAAACGATTATTTTGAAGGCGTCATTTCAGATGATAATAGAAAAATTCAGATATCTCGTCATTTAACTGACTTGCAAGTTGGTGATTTTGTACCTTTTTATACATATGATGGAACAGATGGAAAAAGTATGGCAAAATTATCTGAGTATCCCATCGGTTTGAAGGTCGACACATTTGATGGTGAATCCTCAGTACTTAAATTTTTCTATAATGAGTCGATCATTCGTAGTGAGGTATCCGTGAATTATATTGTATCGCAAACTTTGTTTAATAGAATTAAAAGTCAGAGTCCCTATCAATTTATACTTAATAGGATCTTATTGATTGATACGGTACAAGCTGAATCAGTTGAAATAAGCCTCAATAAAACGTTCCCGTTATTTCATGTTAGAAACTTAGCCTCAGACTATGCACAAGATAAGAATGTTTATGGTGTTATTGTAAAAATATTATTTTCGGTGATGGGTATGATTCTATTGATGACAGTTACAAGTATTCTTAATACAACGATATCTGAACAGGATAGACGCAAGGGTGAGTATGCAATCTTAGAGTCAGTGGGAATGACGCGCAAGGAAATATGTAAGATGTTATTTTTTGAATCTGTATTTACAATGGGGAAAGTGATTGTTTACTCAATTGTATTAAGCTTTGGATTATCCTATGGACTATATGCAATTGTAAGAAAAATAATTTGGATGCCTGAATTTAACTTTAGAATGGACTATCTCTTCTACGCAATTATGGGTTCTACGCTAATACTGATCACTCAAACTCTAATATCAACAAGTATGTTCAATCGAGAATCGGTTATTGAACGTTTAAAGTGTCAAAAATATTGA